A portion of the Limanda limanda chromosome 3, fLimLim1.1, whole genome shotgun sequence genome contains these proteins:
- the gpatch1 gene encoding G patch domain-containing protein 1 isoform X1, protein MASDSDGDEDFVSFGTPLEPLEEDEPTKKPVPLHEQTVKDEKGRYQRFHGAFTGGFSAGYFNSVGSKEGWSPSTFVSSRQQKVEKQHVRPEDFMDEEDFSEHGIAPAQITTSQEFSSSHRDKAREKARAVNAQAALIPGDTLLEELIAPARLSIGVELLRKMGWKEGQGVGPRVKRKARRQQTGGARPYGCVLPPAGSEESEDGDDDDFAPENVTFAPKDVTPVDFTPRLGVQGLGYRGLDPGRALLGRGAPEHINLFKPHSETRSRLFGGAQQSSRRGGVAGQAFGVGALEDDDEDVYHRDSMSRYDRELGGEEPGDGLYGWTAPQQYTKKRDKNKDASYLGKILEGFTLAQKTVEDKTIFAPPDLPRDYRPVHRFHPSVPIARLTGVSPALAEALRTSRGHMVKEEPQEGGRHQMDSSHRGALLGEDALQGPSSVMELLRPEDRQRLLNLRNSSSTPSANATAGSSHRAFSSGGSLLGSLLGSLLGSLPGSLPGVSAQSSAATCSPGLQQQQEALASWRGVQSSSQTFRPFDNNPSKQARYELYLNSLRQGDKDALEQSVDSGMTEWERSREKEEFVRSSILYRPTSSSLSSRFTRATDKESDSNTVEVSRDQESDVDDKQAAVKMKMFGKLTRETFEWHPDKLLCKRFNVPDPYPGSSILGLPKVKRDKFSVFNFLTVTESRETAPPKSPETKKKSRWDDSKQKKKIKEEEEEEEPQTQPAHSNDRTGDTTEPEDQQSSDKKKKDREEEEEEEEEESRPPMDLFKAIFAGSSDEKSSSSEEEEEEEEDTKEEEGKISTQPLNLFNISNVKTSVTSSSTSVTSATTSTSQTVKAVVLSQSSSQEEFGPKLPPRSAALIRGGATSIRSPREEEKPRRTSKEKKHKNKKPHKDKKKKKHKKHKHKAKQKKSKKEESESSWEDKDQDGDGQVSTEELLKRLKSVQSHQTR, encoded by the exons ATGGCGTCGGACAGTGACGGCGACGAGGACTTCGTGAGTTTCGGGACTCCGCTGGAGCCTCTGGAGGAAG ACGAGCCGACGAAGAAGCCCGTCCCGCTCCACGAGCAGACGGTGAAAGATGAGAAGGGACGATACCAGAGGTTCCACGGAGCGTTCACCGGGGGGTTCTCAGCTGGTTACTTCAACTCGGTCGGCTCGAAGGAAG GCTGGAGCCCGTCAACCTTTGTGTCGTCACGGCAACAGAAAGTTGAGAAACAACATGTCAGGCCGGAGGACTTCATGGACGAGGAG GACTTCAGCGAACACGGCATCGCTCCGGCTCAGATCACCACCAGTCAGGAGTTCTCCTCCAGCCACAGGGACAAGGCCAGAGAGAAGGCCCGAGCCGTCAACGCCCAGGCGGCGCTGATCCCTGGAGACacgctgctggaggagctgatcGCACCGGCCAG GTTGTCCATCGGGGTGGAGCTGCTGAGGAAGATGGGATGGAAGGAGGGTCAGGGCGTCGGGCCTCGTGTGAAGAGGAAAGCTCGACGCCAGCAGACGG GTGGCGCCAGACCGTACGGCTgtgtgctgccccctgctggttcaGAGGAGTCAGAG GACGGCGACGATGACGACTTTGCTCCAGAGAACGTGACCTTTGCCCCGAAGGACGTGACCCCGGTGGACTTCACCCCCAGGCTGGGAGTTCAGGGTCTGGGGTACCGTGGCCTGGACCCGGGTCGGGCGCTGCTGGGCCGCGGCGCCCCTGAACACATCAACCTGTTCAAACCTCATTCTGAGACCAGGAGTCGACTGTTCGGAGGCGCACAGCAAAGCTCCCGCCGGGGGGGCGTGGCTGGACAG GCGTTTGGCGTTGGGGCCCTGGAGGACGACGATGAAGACGTGTACCACAGAGACTCCATGTCCAGGTACGACAGGGagctgggaggggaggagcCGGGGGACGGACTGTACGGCTGGACGGCTCCACAGCAGTACACCAAGAAGAGAG ataaaaacaaagatgcGTCGTACCTTGGGAAGATCCTGGAAGGATTCACTTTGGCTCAGAAAACAGTCGAGGACAAAACA ATCTTCGCTCCCCCCGATCTGCCCCGTGACTACAGACCGGTCCATCGCTTCCATCCGTCCGTCCCCATCGCTCGTCTCACTGGGGTCAGTCCTGCGCTGGCCGAGGCTCTGAGGACGTCCAGGGGCCACATGGTGAAAGAGGAGCCCCAGGAAGGAGGACGGCACCAGATGGACTCCAGCCACAGGGGGGCGCTGCTGGGAGAGGATGCTCTGCAAG GTCCCAGTTCAGTGATGGAGCTGCTGAGGCCTGAAGACAGACAGCGGCTCCTCAACCTCCGAAACTCCTCCTCCACGCCCTCCGCCAACGCCACCGCCGGCAGCTCCCATCGTGCCTTCAGCTCAGGTGGGTCACTGCTGGGGTCACTGCTGGGGTCACTGCTGGGGTCACTGCCGGGGTCACTGCCGGGGGTTTCAGCTCAGAGCAGTGCAGCCACCTGCTCCCccggcctccagcagcagcaggaggctcTGGCGTCGTGGCGAGGCGTCCAGTCGTCATCACAGACCTTCCGACCGTTTGACAACAACCCGAGCAAACAGGCGCGGTACGAGCTGTACCTGAACTCCCTCAGGCAGGGAGACAAAG ACGCTCTGGAGCAGAGCGTGGACTCGGGTATGACCGAGTGGGAGCGCAGCCgggagaaggaggagtttgTCCGATCGTCCATCTTGTACCGACCCACGTCCTCGTCGCTCTCGTCCCGCTTCACCAGAGCCACAGACAAGGAGAGCGACAGCAACACGGTGGAGGTCAGCCGGGACCAGGAG AGCGACGTGGACGACAAGCAAGCTGCTGTCAAGATGAAGATGTTTGGAAAACTGACCCGGGAAACGTTCGAGTGGCACCCGGACAAGCTGCTCTGCAAGAGGTTCAACGTCCCCGACCCGTACCCCGG GTCTAGCATCTTGGGTCTGCCGAAGGTCAAGAGAGACAAGTTCTCGGTCTTCAACTTCCTGACTGTGAcggagagcagagagacag CTCCTCCAAAGTCTCCCGAGACGAAGAAGAAGTCGAGGTGGGATGATtcaaagcagaagaagaagattaaggaagaagaagaagaggaagagccgCAAACCCAACCTGCTCACAGCAACGACCGGACTGGAGACACCACGGAG CCGGAGGATCAGCAGAGCtcagacaagaagaagaaggaccgtgaggaggaagaggaggaggaagaggaggagagcagaccTCCTATGGATCTGTTTAAGGCCATTTTCGCCGGCTCGTCTGATGAGAAGTCGTcttcatcagaggaggaggaggaggaggaggaggacacgaaggaggaagaggggaaaatCAGCACACAGCCTCTGAACCTCTTCAACATCTCAAATGTCAAGACCTCCGTCacgtcctcctccacctccgttACCTCGGCAACCACCTCCACCAGCCAGACAG TGAAAGCTGTGGTTCTGAGTCAGAGCTCGTCTCAGGAGGAGTTTGGTCCGAAGCTGCCTCCGCGTTCAGCTGCTCTCA TCAGAGGAGGCGCCACCTCGATCCGCTCccccagagaagaagagaaacctCGGAGGACgagcaaagagaagaaacacaagaacaagaagCCGCACAAAGACAAGAAG aagaagaaacacaagaagcacaaacacaaagcgaagcagaagaagagtaagaaggaggagtcagagagcagctgggaGGACAAAGACCAGGACGGTGACGGACAGGTGTCgacagaggagctgctgaaaag ACTGAAGAGCGTCCAGTCACATCAGACGAGGTGA
- the gpatch1 gene encoding G patch domain-containing protein 1 isoform X2 yields the protein MDEEDFSEHGIAPAQITTSQEFSSSHRDKAREKARAVNAQAALIPGDTLLEELIAPARLSIGVELLRKMGWKEGQGVGPRVKRKARRQQTGGARPYGCVLPPAGSEESEDGDDDDFAPENVTFAPKDVTPVDFTPRLGVQGLGYRGLDPGRALLGRGAPEHINLFKPHSETRSRLFGGAQQSSRRGGVAGQAFGVGALEDDDEDVYHRDSMSRYDRELGGEEPGDGLYGWTAPQQYTKKRDKNKDASYLGKILEGFTLAQKTVEDKTIFAPPDLPRDYRPVHRFHPSVPIARLTGVSPALAEALRTSRGHMVKEEPQEGGRHQMDSSHRGALLGEDALQGPSSVMELLRPEDRQRLLNLRNSSSTPSANATAGSSHRAFSSGGSLLGSLLGSLLGSLPGSLPGVSAQSSAATCSPGLQQQQEALASWRGVQSSSQTFRPFDNNPSKQARYELYLNSLRQGDKDALEQSVDSGMTEWERSREKEEFVRSSILYRPTSSSLSSRFTRATDKESDSNTVEVSRDQESDVDDKQAAVKMKMFGKLTRETFEWHPDKLLCKRFNVPDPYPGSSILGLPKVKRDKFSVFNFLTVTESRETAPPKSPETKKKSRWDDSKQKKKIKEEEEEEEPQTQPAHSNDRTGDTTEPEDQQSSDKKKKDREEEEEEEEEESRPPMDLFKAIFAGSSDEKSSSSEEEEEEEEDTKEEEGKISTQPLNLFNISNVKTSVTSSSTSVTSATTSTSQTVKAVVLSQSSSQEEFGPKLPPRSAALIRGGATSIRSPREEEKPRRTSKEKKHKNKKPHKDKKKKKHKKHKHKAKQKKSKKEESESSWEDKDQDGDGQVSTEELLKRLKSVQSHQTR from the exons ATGGACGAGGAG GACTTCAGCGAACACGGCATCGCTCCGGCTCAGATCACCACCAGTCAGGAGTTCTCCTCCAGCCACAGGGACAAGGCCAGAGAGAAGGCCCGAGCCGTCAACGCCCAGGCGGCGCTGATCCCTGGAGACacgctgctggaggagctgatcGCACCGGCCAG GTTGTCCATCGGGGTGGAGCTGCTGAGGAAGATGGGATGGAAGGAGGGTCAGGGCGTCGGGCCTCGTGTGAAGAGGAAAGCTCGACGCCAGCAGACGG GTGGCGCCAGACCGTACGGCTgtgtgctgccccctgctggttcaGAGGAGTCAGAG GACGGCGACGATGACGACTTTGCTCCAGAGAACGTGACCTTTGCCCCGAAGGACGTGACCCCGGTGGACTTCACCCCCAGGCTGGGAGTTCAGGGTCTGGGGTACCGTGGCCTGGACCCGGGTCGGGCGCTGCTGGGCCGCGGCGCCCCTGAACACATCAACCTGTTCAAACCTCATTCTGAGACCAGGAGTCGACTGTTCGGAGGCGCACAGCAAAGCTCCCGCCGGGGGGGCGTGGCTGGACAG GCGTTTGGCGTTGGGGCCCTGGAGGACGACGATGAAGACGTGTACCACAGAGACTCCATGTCCAGGTACGACAGGGagctgggaggggaggagcCGGGGGACGGACTGTACGGCTGGACGGCTCCACAGCAGTACACCAAGAAGAGAG ataaaaacaaagatgcGTCGTACCTTGGGAAGATCCTGGAAGGATTCACTTTGGCTCAGAAAACAGTCGAGGACAAAACA ATCTTCGCTCCCCCCGATCTGCCCCGTGACTACAGACCGGTCCATCGCTTCCATCCGTCCGTCCCCATCGCTCGTCTCACTGGGGTCAGTCCTGCGCTGGCCGAGGCTCTGAGGACGTCCAGGGGCCACATGGTGAAAGAGGAGCCCCAGGAAGGAGGACGGCACCAGATGGACTCCAGCCACAGGGGGGCGCTGCTGGGAGAGGATGCTCTGCAAG GTCCCAGTTCAGTGATGGAGCTGCTGAGGCCTGAAGACAGACAGCGGCTCCTCAACCTCCGAAACTCCTCCTCCACGCCCTCCGCCAACGCCACCGCCGGCAGCTCCCATCGTGCCTTCAGCTCAGGTGGGTCACTGCTGGGGTCACTGCTGGGGTCACTGCTGGGGTCACTGCCGGGGTCACTGCCGGGGGTTTCAGCTCAGAGCAGTGCAGCCACCTGCTCCCccggcctccagcagcagcaggaggctcTGGCGTCGTGGCGAGGCGTCCAGTCGTCATCACAGACCTTCCGACCGTTTGACAACAACCCGAGCAAACAGGCGCGGTACGAGCTGTACCTGAACTCCCTCAGGCAGGGAGACAAAG ACGCTCTGGAGCAGAGCGTGGACTCGGGTATGACCGAGTGGGAGCGCAGCCgggagaaggaggagtttgTCCGATCGTCCATCTTGTACCGACCCACGTCCTCGTCGCTCTCGTCCCGCTTCACCAGAGCCACAGACAAGGAGAGCGACAGCAACACGGTGGAGGTCAGCCGGGACCAGGAG AGCGACGTGGACGACAAGCAAGCTGCTGTCAAGATGAAGATGTTTGGAAAACTGACCCGGGAAACGTTCGAGTGGCACCCGGACAAGCTGCTCTGCAAGAGGTTCAACGTCCCCGACCCGTACCCCGG GTCTAGCATCTTGGGTCTGCCGAAGGTCAAGAGAGACAAGTTCTCGGTCTTCAACTTCCTGACTGTGAcggagagcagagagacag CTCCTCCAAAGTCTCCCGAGACGAAGAAGAAGTCGAGGTGGGATGATtcaaagcagaagaagaagattaaggaagaagaagaagaggaagagccgCAAACCCAACCTGCTCACAGCAACGACCGGACTGGAGACACCACGGAG CCGGAGGATCAGCAGAGCtcagacaagaagaagaaggaccgtgaggaggaagaggaggaggaagaggaggagagcagaccTCCTATGGATCTGTTTAAGGCCATTTTCGCCGGCTCGTCTGATGAGAAGTCGTcttcatcagaggaggaggaggaggaggaggaggacacgaaggaggaagaggggaaaatCAGCACACAGCCTCTGAACCTCTTCAACATCTCAAATGTCAAGACCTCCGTCacgtcctcctccacctccgttACCTCGGCAACCACCTCCACCAGCCAGACAG TGAAAGCTGTGGTTCTGAGTCAGAGCTCGTCTCAGGAGGAGTTTGGTCCGAAGCTGCCTCCGCGTTCAGCTGCTCTCA TCAGAGGAGGCGCCACCTCGATCCGCTCccccagagaagaagagaaacctCGGAGGACgagcaaagagaagaaacacaagaacaagaagCCGCACAAAGACAAGAAG aagaagaaacacaagaagcacaaacacaaagcgaagcagaagaagagtaagaaggaggagtcagagagcagctgggaGGACAAAGACCAGGACGGTGACGGACAGGTGTCgacagaggagctgctgaaaag ACTGAAGAGCGTCCAGTCACATCAGACGAGGTGA